A region from the Mustela erminea isolate mMusErm1 chromosome 2, mMusErm1.Pri, whole genome shotgun sequence genome encodes:
- the CEP44 gene encoding centrosomal protein of 44 kDa isoform X3, with protein MTSLVKGDTAASLPIISYSLTSYSPYVAELLMESNIELIAKNDLRFIDTVYKLLRDQFNYKPILTKKQFLQCGFAEWKIQIVCDILNCVMKKHKELSSLEKIPSQQRKKVSSVKSEPSSSTEKTSTEPVGIDITGRFMTSGKKKAVVIRHLYNEDGVNIPEDTISTVTDVSETFDVCNLKTTEIEIPEVKFPEIKSEQQDVQINPEITALQTMLVECQEKLQKLTLVESRLDSLEEKMKGKVMVNEKTWTNLLSRITLLETEMLLSKKNNEYIDFSEMNEDYESSNDMDILSPDGKSKEERQTSIPLSSGYNTVSSDSTPRTSAGSYCGLKENSEETTIQKMERMKKMFEETAELLKCPNH; from the exons ATGACCAG TTTGGTAAAGGGAGATACAGCAGCATCTTTGCCCATCATCAGCTATTCCCTTACCTCATATTCACCTTATGTAGCAGAACTTCTGATGGAATCCAATATAGAGCTCATAGCGAAGAATGACTTGCGCTTTATAGATACCGTCTATAAG CTTCTTCGTGATCAATTTAATTATAAACCAATCTTGACAAAAAAGCAGTTTCTCCAGTGTGGATTTGCAGAATGGAAAATTCAGATTGTTTGTGATATTTTGAATTGCGTGATGAAAAAGCACAAGGAATTGAGTAGTCTTGAGAAG attccctcacaacagagaaagaaagtcaGTTCTGTTAAGTCAGAACCTTCTTCAAGCACTGAGAAGACATCTACAGAACCTGTTGGCATTGACATCACTGGCAGGTTTATGACTTCAGGAAAG AAAAAAGCTGTGGTGATCCGTCACCTGTATAACGAAGATGGTGTTAACATTCCTGAAGATACGATAAGTACAGTAACAGATGTTAGTGAAACATTTGATGTGTGTAACTTAAAGACTACTGAAATAGAGATTCCTGAAGTAAAGTTCCCTGAAATCAAGTCTGAACAACAA GATGTTCAAATCAATCCTGAGATTACTGCGCTACAGACTATGCTTGTTGAATGCCAAGAAAAGCTTCAGAAACTGACTTTGGTAGAGAGTAGATTAGactctttagaagaaaaaatgaaaggaaaagtgatggTAAATGAAAAAACGTGGACTAATCTTCTAAGTCGTATCACTCTTCTTGAAACAGAAATGCTTCTGTCTAAaaag AATAATGAATATATAGACTTCAGTGAAATGAATGAAGACTACGAATCTAGTAACGACATGGATATTCTGAGTCCTG ATGGAAAAAGCAAAGAGGAGAGGCAAACAAGTATTCCTTTATCCTCTGGCTATAATACAGTGTCATCAGATTCAACTCCCAGAACCTCAGCTGGTAGTTACTGTGGTTTGAAAGAGAATTCAGAG gaaacaacaatccagaaaatggaaaggatgaaaaaaat GTTTGAAGAAACCGCAGAGTTACTGAAATGTCCAAATCACTAA
- the CEP44 gene encoding centrosomal protein of 44 kDa isoform X1 produces MATGDLKRSLRNLEQVLRSLNYPQEVDCVGLVKGDTAASLPIISYSLTSYSPYVAELLMESNIELIAKNDLRFIDTVYKLLRDQFNYKPILTKKQFLQCGFAEWKIQIVCDILNCVMKKHKELSSLEKIPSQQRKKVSSVKSEPSSSTEKTSTEPVGIDITGRFMTSGKKKAVVIRHLYNEDGVNIPEDTISTVTDVSETFDVCNLKTTEIEIPEVKFPEIKSEQQDVQINPEITALQTMLVECQEKLQKLTLVESRLDSLEEKMKGKVMVNEKTWTNLLSRITLLETEMLLSKKNNEYIDFSEMNEDYESSNDMDILSPDGKSKEERQTSIPLSSGYNTVSSDSTPRTSAGSYCGLKENSEETTIQKMERMKKMFEETAELLKCPNH; encoded by the exons atgGCAACAGGTGACTTAAAAAGAAGCTTGCGGAACCTAGAACAAGTTCTTCGTTCACTAAATTATCCTCAAGAGGTGGATTGTGTTGG TTTGGTAAAGGGAGATACAGCAGCATCTTTGCCCATCATCAGCTATTCCCTTACCTCATATTCACCTTATGTAGCAGAACTTCTGATGGAATCCAATATAGAGCTCATAGCGAAGAATGACTTGCGCTTTATAGATACCGTCTATAAG CTTCTTCGTGATCAATTTAATTATAAACCAATCTTGACAAAAAAGCAGTTTCTCCAGTGTGGATTTGCAGAATGGAAAATTCAGATTGTTTGTGATATTTTGAATTGCGTGATGAAAAAGCACAAGGAATTGAGTAGTCTTGAGAAG attccctcacaacagagaaagaaagtcaGTTCTGTTAAGTCAGAACCTTCTTCAAGCACTGAGAAGACATCTACAGAACCTGTTGGCATTGACATCACTGGCAGGTTTATGACTTCAGGAAAG AAAAAAGCTGTGGTGATCCGTCACCTGTATAACGAAGATGGTGTTAACATTCCTGAAGATACGATAAGTACAGTAACAGATGTTAGTGAAACATTTGATGTGTGTAACTTAAAGACTACTGAAATAGAGATTCCTGAAGTAAAGTTCCCTGAAATCAAGTCTGAACAACAA GATGTTCAAATCAATCCTGAGATTACTGCGCTACAGACTATGCTTGTTGAATGCCAAGAAAAGCTTCAGAAACTGACTTTGGTAGAGAGTAGATTAGactctttagaagaaaaaatgaaaggaaaagtgatggTAAATGAAAAAACGTGGACTAATCTTCTAAGTCGTATCACTCTTCTTGAAACAGAAATGCTTCTGTCTAAaaag AATAATGAATATATAGACTTCAGTGAAATGAATGAAGACTACGAATCTAGTAACGACATGGATATTCTGAGTCCTG ATGGAAAAAGCAAAGAGGAGAGGCAAACAAGTATTCCTTTATCCTCTGGCTATAATACAGTGTCATCAGATTCAACTCCCAGAACCTCAGCTGGTAGTTACTGTGGTTTGAAAGAGAATTCAGAG gaaacaacaatccagaaaatggaaaggatgaaaaaaat GTTTGAAGAAACCGCAGAGTTACTGAAATGTCCAAATCACTAA
- the CEP44 gene encoding centrosomal protein of 44 kDa isoform X2: protein MATGDLKRSLRNLEQVLRSLNYPQEVDCVGLVKGDTAASLPIISYSLTSYSPYVAELLMESNIELIAKNDLRFIDTVYKLLRDQFNYKPILTKKQFLQCGFAEWKIQIVCDILNCVMKKHKELSSLEKIPSQQRKKVSSVKSEPSSSTEKTSTEPVGIDITGRFMTSGKKKAVVIRHLYNEDGVNIPEDTISTVTDVSETFDVCNLKTTEIEIPEVKFPEIKSEQQDVQINPEITALQTMLVECQEKLQKLTLVESRLDSLEEKMKGKVMVNEKTWTNLLSRITLLETEMLLSKKNNEYIDFSEMNEDYESSNDMDILSPDGKSKEERQTSIPLSSGYNTVSSDSTPRTSAGSYCGLKENSEV, encoded by the exons atgGCAACAGGTGACTTAAAAAGAAGCTTGCGGAACCTAGAACAAGTTCTTCGTTCACTAAATTATCCTCAAGAGGTGGATTGTGTTGG TTTGGTAAAGGGAGATACAGCAGCATCTTTGCCCATCATCAGCTATTCCCTTACCTCATATTCACCTTATGTAGCAGAACTTCTGATGGAATCCAATATAGAGCTCATAGCGAAGAATGACTTGCGCTTTATAGATACCGTCTATAAG CTTCTTCGTGATCAATTTAATTATAAACCAATCTTGACAAAAAAGCAGTTTCTCCAGTGTGGATTTGCAGAATGGAAAATTCAGATTGTTTGTGATATTTTGAATTGCGTGATGAAAAAGCACAAGGAATTGAGTAGTCTTGAGAAG attccctcacaacagagaaagaaagtcaGTTCTGTTAAGTCAGAACCTTCTTCAAGCACTGAGAAGACATCTACAGAACCTGTTGGCATTGACATCACTGGCAGGTTTATGACTTCAGGAAAG AAAAAAGCTGTGGTGATCCGTCACCTGTATAACGAAGATGGTGTTAACATTCCTGAAGATACGATAAGTACAGTAACAGATGTTAGTGAAACATTTGATGTGTGTAACTTAAAGACTACTGAAATAGAGATTCCTGAAGTAAAGTTCCCTGAAATCAAGTCTGAACAACAA GATGTTCAAATCAATCCTGAGATTACTGCGCTACAGACTATGCTTGTTGAATGCCAAGAAAAGCTTCAGAAACTGACTTTGGTAGAGAGTAGATTAGactctttagaagaaaaaatgaaaggaaaagtgatggTAAATGAAAAAACGTGGACTAATCTTCTAAGTCGTATCACTCTTCTTGAAACAGAAATGCTTCTGTCTAAaaag AATAATGAATATATAGACTTCAGTGAAATGAATGAAGACTACGAATCTAGTAACGACATGGATATTCTGAGTCCTG ATGGAAAAAGCAAAGAGGAGAGGCAAACAAGTATTCCTTTATCCTCTGGCTATAATACAGTGTCATCAGATTCAACTCCCAGAACCTCAGCTGGTAGTTACTGTGGTTTGAAAGAGAATTCAGAG GTTTGA